The nucleotide window cttTATCTACGGTACAAGTTTAAACTttcatatttgaggttatgtttaacAACTAATCGTTTACACCGGATGTATGAGTGACATTTAGAACCTATCGACGTTGCCGAATCTTTAAATACAATCAGAAACCGTGTTTTTAGTCTTTTTcggttgaaataaattcatttaaaccgCGCGTTTGTCtttggttattaattatttgacttTATCTACGGTACAAGTTGAAACTttcatatttgaggttatgtttaacAACTAATCGTTTACACCGGATGTATCGGTGACATTTAGAATAAATCGACGTTGCCAAATCATTAAATACAATCAGAAACCGTGTTTTTAGTCTTTTTcggttgaaataaattcatttaaaccgCGCGTTTGTCtttggttattaattatttgacttTATCTACGGTACAAGTTGAAACTttcatatttgaggttatgtttaacAACAAATCGTTTACACCGGATGTATGAGTGACATTTAGAACCTATCGACGTTGCCGAATCTTTAAATACAATCAGAAACCGTGTTTTTAGTCTTTTTcggttgaaataaattcatttaaaccgCGCGTTTGTCtttggttattaattatttgacttTATCTACGGTACAAGTTGAAACTttcatatttgaggttatgtttaacAACTAATCGTTTACACCGGATGTATCGGTGACATTTAGAATAAATCGACGTTGCCGAATCATTAAATACAATCAGAAACCGTGTTTTTAGTCTTTTTcggttgaaataaattcatttaaaccgCGCGTTTGTCtttggttattaattatttgacttTATCTACGGTACAAGTTGAAACTTTCACATTCGAGGTTATGTTTACACCGTATTTAGATCGATGACATTTAGAACTAACCGGCGTTgccaaatttattaaaacttttgtttataaatatgtaaattgatggggtatttaattgaaatttcagtcgGTGTCGACGAAATTCAAGTGCATAATACCGAAACCGACGGACGAAAACGTGAAAAGGACGAAAAGTTATTACGCGTTCAAAGTGTGGCCGCCGCGGACGTACGTCAAAATCAGCATGGACAGATTGAAATTGTTGGCGCTTCTAGATCGAAATTTAACTTTGCGCGAAACGATAATTTCCATAATATTGGGCGGTTCCGTTTGCGCATTGGGCTCGATATTGTTGTACAAACAATTTTACAGGGACGTATCGGCTTTCGCGTTTTGTTTCGTAACGGCCGGTTGCCAATATTCGTTGGTGAAGAGCGTCCAACCGGACGCCGCATCCCCCACGCACGGTTTCAATAGAATAATCGCCTATTCGAGACCGTTGTACTTTTGTATATTCGCATCCTTGGTACTTATACTCGATTCGAATTTATCGGAGCGGACGCGCGACTCCTCCGGCTACGATCTCAATTCGTTCCGGTTAACTTCCGGGCAATATCTGCGTCTGTCGCGCGATTTTTTCGTTACGTTCATATTGGCGTTTCCGCTGTTGTTTTCTTTCGGTCTCTTTCCTCAGATCAACACGTTTCTCGTCTATATTCTCGAACAAATCGACATGCACGCGTTCGGCGGCAACGCCGCCTCCAATCTATCGGCGGCCTTTTATTGCGTTTTCCGATCGTTTTTTACTGTGATAATATTGGGGGGCGTGTGTTACGGGGGTTTGAGCGAGACCAAAGGGGCGCAGCATATTTTGTTTTCGATATTTTGCGCGTGTCTCGTAGCCGCCTGTTACCACCTCAGCAGATCTACCAGCGATCCGACGCATATGTGGAACATGTTGAAGGATCATCTCTGGCTGCCTGACGTCTACAGGGAACAGCAGAACCGGGGAGACGGCGGCGAACCCGCCGCCGGAGGGGGCCAAAACGATCAGGTCGGTAATTATTTATcgagttttttatcgttttatttggttttttaacatttattttcgattattccccattttttatgatttttccttCAGAATCATTCGATTTCTTATGTTTCACAGgctcaaattaaatttttgatatattaaatagCAAAACTATAACTTAATCAATAGCTTGGGACAActggtatatataatttttcattttatcactttttatcGTAATATCGACGACAAAACCccgagaaaaaaatcaaacgGGTGCTTTCTATTCACCAATTTACATAATTCAATCACTTTCTCATTCTATTTTTAccatttctattatttaatttgattttctaccgttttttcataatttttctttgaatcatATGATTTCTCATGTTTTACACGtcgaaattaaatttttgatacatttcCTACGAAATCATGACTTATTCGATAGTTTGGGACAACTGGTATAtcaattttcactatttatattgttaaatttgattttctactatttttgatagttttttcaccaaattttttatgattattcgATTCTACAATctctaattaatttttgatcaatcaacttgataatattttccaataatttgggACAACCGGTATATATACTTGTTAACGTTGTCAATCATTGTACTACCAACAAAAAAAACGCGTAAAAGACAAACAAACGCTTTCGCCTTAATTCATTTGCTTTCTTCCTctatttgtattatttctattatttaattcattttttttcacaaaattatttaaaattaatttgattccTCACGTTTAACAAGctcaaattcatttttgatatgtCCACTACAAGATTTCTCAATAATTTGGGACAACTGGTATATATACAACTTGCGACGATATCACGTGATTGTTGTTACCAACTGATAGACCAAAATGTTCCTAACTAGTGACATTTTCTAATTCAATCAAATCTCTATTATTGATTCCGAATCTACCTTCATTATTTACGtttatgttattaatttaaataatgaatctttaatattaataataatgaataattcgtgATTAAATGTGTGTATTCCAACAATCTTCAAGTCGTACTCGTTCGGAATTGATTCTTATTATCAACTCAACAAAATTTGTCTCTCGATTCGTGTTTTCTTATAAAGTAAATTTAGTGATGTAAAATTGATTagtgataaaatttaattataaaagaagatAAACGACTTGAAATacataatgaataaatttaggCATTGATATATTGTGTATAAAAGTAAATGttcgaaattttgtatttcgaggttatgtttatACCTCGCAGTTTTTCGTCTACGGTTTTAAGtgattttattgatgttttatgttgtgttttctttatatttattaaaacattcaCGCATATACTGTACACagtgatttttgaaaaactttttcgaataattttgtCTCTTAAGGATAAGCCCATTATTATACAGTAAGTACAATTCCAAtccattttattcatatttataaattataaaatgtagtTAAAACTTGAAATTACAATGTTATGTGATATATTATGATACAGtgtgaaaaagaaaacagaatgaaatataaagaaaagtaTAATTCGTATACTGAGTGACCTAGCAAAGTTCATATACATCTAATTTTCATATACACCTagaaatacgaaatttttcaacattttttggtTACAGGgtgattataattaataatcgtcaagattttctttaaaatcgaagtaaatttcttaatattttgtatttgatataaatataatttgaaaagtataCTCCAGATCCggttttaacaattttttttttcaaaattttcttatatattataaggagcatgaacaaaaatatatatatttcaggATAAACTCACAAAAACCGATTCCAAAGGCATAAATACTAAAGAAAAGACTGTAAAATTTCCTAATAATAAAGAACAATACCCCGAAGACGATGTTGCGGATCCGTTGcctttgaaattacaaaaaatcaacAACGCCAGATTAAAAAACGACCTAATATTATGCAGTTTAATAGCGATTTTAGGTAATATCGACAAAAATTTACCCAAAAATCGATACCGAAATCCGATTTTTACTTTACAGTTTTCGCAGTTCACGCCAGTACCGTATTTACGGTACTTCAACCGGAATTGGGTCCGGTTTTATGGTCCATAGGCGCTACATTGGGGTTCATCTTACATTATATCATTCCTCAATTTAGAAAACATCTTCCTTGGTTATGTATCGCCAGACCGATCCTTCGGTCACAGGAACACGAACATTATCAGATCAAAGGACCTGCCAAAATTATGTGGTTCGAAACGGTAAgacatttcattatttatacaattttttttaaattagcatcagaaattattgaatatctaattttctgagctcattatatttttcaattattttggacAGCTGGTATATAACTTTTGTTACGTCATATGATTCATAAGATattcataaattgaaaaaagtttttaaatgaaaaaaaaaacgattcgaattttgtaatttcttacgaaaaaaaattttcatgtttttatactcaaaatatcaaattataatttttctaaacgGATTTAGcactcaattaatttttattaaacttttcaattattcggGACAGCCGgtatataacttttattatgttatttgaCGGAATGTTTACTGGATTTCTATATTGGAAATTCAATGCTACCAACGCTTGAATTAAAATATCCCTATGCTATACGACAATTCAATAAGGTCGAAAATTGTTTGTTGACATATTAGCAAAACAAAAATGGCTGAAATTGATGAAACGCCGAAATTTAATACAAAGAATAATGTTATATTACAGTTAAAtagaagaataaatataattaataaagttataatttatcgaggtaaattttattatattaaagaaaatataaaacaacattgaaagatatttatttacaagCGATTTGACTTAACCTCACTAATGACATTTCAATCCTTTTTAAGTTATATATTTCGactttttatgataattttgtgttttatttatgaTTGAAATTACTTTCAGGTGTacgtatatttttcatttttggaaCGAAACATAGTGTATCCACTTTTGTTTCTCTCCGTATTGACTGAAGACTCTCCTCGTATAGTATCGAAATACGGTACTCTACGAGGTTCATTTATAGTTGTGATATGCGGAATAAAGTGCCTAAGGAACAGTTATTCGAATCAGAGTTCCCAATATCTGATTCTAGTATTTACGGCTTTATTTTACAAATACGACGTCAGGGACGTCGGCGAATCCTTTTTGGTTATCTACTTTTTTATGGTtactatttacaataaaatttacgaGTTGTTGTTAAAGGTAagtcgataaaaatattttattttccaattttcttaatgttttaCTTAATAAATCGTCTCGACTTTAGGTATCGTTtgatagaaaattgattttgaaaaatgttttacttgAAAAGAGacgatttattaaaaaaaaaaaacatatttttcaataaattttctctttcaGATCCAATTTGTTGTGACTTACATAGCCCCTTGGCAGATAACGTGGGGCTCGGCGTTCCACGCCTTCGCCCAACCTTTCTCTGTACCCCATTCCGCCATGTTGTTCCTACAAGCGATTTTATCGTCCTGTCTCTCGATGCCCCTGAATCCTTTCTTAGGTAGCGCCATATTTATAATATCCTACGTACGTCCTATTAAATTTTGGGAAAGGGATTATAACACCAGACGAGTAGATCATTCGAATACTCCACTTTCTTCCCATTTAGACAGAAATTTAGGGGCGGacgataataatttgaattcgCTGTTTTACGAACATCTCACCAGGTCCTTGCAGACTTCTCTATGCGGTGATTTAAAAATGGGGAGATGGGGTCCGGTGAATCAGGGAGACTGTTTCGTATTAGCATCggattatttaaattgtttggtGCATATCATAGAAATGGGTAACGACGTAACCACTTTTCAAATGAGAGGATTGGAATTTAGGGGGACTTATTGTCAACAAAGAGAAGTCGAAGCTATTACCGAAGGGGTCGAGGAAAATGACGGTGAGCGTTATTATTTTGACGAACGATATTCGCGGTAAATAACGCCCGAAATTCGGTTTTAGGTTGTTGTTGTTGCGATACTGGTCACCTACCGAATATGCTGAGCGTCAACGCCGCTTTTAATCAAAGATGGTTGGCTTGGGAAGTTATGGCTGCGAAATATATTCTCGAAGGTTATAGCATATCCGATAATAGCGCGGTGACTATGTTGCAAGTTTTTGAATTTAGGAAAGTTTTGGTCTCTTATTATGTTAaggtaaaaacaatttttttatatattaaattttttatttatttgggacAACCGgtatatataacttttattatttcctcGCATAGAATGTTTTGTAACCAACTCGTTATTTCAAAACTCCCTATACGAAatgacattttaattaaaatttcattggttGTTGTAAAACATTTGACGTTGGTACGATGATTTGATTGGTTGTTATAAAATAGTTTGTTATGACAATTTAGTAAAACAAATATGGCggaaattaaaatagaaatgccgaaattaaatcgaaaaattatgacgaaaaaacaattaaatacgaaaataaatatgaaaaaactaattaatcaaggtaaatgttcaatattttttgttaatcacTTGTTTAATCTATTcttattaatataaatgattaggttatgttacatttcgaaattttttcatattttattgaatcttattacatttaatgattttatttaaaaaaaaaagtgatttaatATATTGTAGAAAGTTTTGAACAGGTCAggctttaatatatttttttatttttatgtttttaaatctttttgattTAGACGATGAAGAGACTTAatatcaagaagatttagaaacataagcATATCAAAAGGTAaaggaaataagaaattaaagaaatttgtttatttagataTCTATtggtataaaaatgttttattgtgtcgaattttttttagagtataatattttatttgctcCGTTCACCGAAATTAGAACATTGGTTATTCAATCCTACAATTTTGAAAGCCCTATCTCCGATGGAACACAGAACGTTCGTCGATTTAGATCCAACTTTCAACAGTAACATCGACGAAGATTACGACATCCAAAACAGCGGCATtacaaaaaacagttttatGCAAATACACGGTGATTGGATAAAATATTGCGTAGAAAGATCTGAAAAGAACATCGAATGTGGATTAAACGCCCCGTTGACTCTATTATGTTTCGCGTTGAGTCTGTTAGGTAGAAGAACTTTAGGTGCGGTTTCCCATAACACAGTTTCCGGAGTGGAGTTTTTTCTTTACGGCCTACATGCTCTATTCAAAGGCGATTTTAGAATATCTTGTGCTAGAGACGAATGGGTTTTCAGTGATATGGATCTACTTAAAACCGTGGTAGCTCCAGGTGTTCGAATGTCTCTAAAATTACATCAGGATCATTTCATGGCAGCCGATGAATACGAAGAGCTTTCCACTTTATACGATTCCATTTGTAAACACGAAGAGGAGTTGGTTATTTCACACGAAGGTGATCCGGCTTGGAGAAGGGGCGTGTTGAGTGGAGCACCTAGTCTTTTAGCTCTAAGGTaagatttcaataatttatttctcaatttctttttgtttaattaattttttaggcACGTTTTCGATGAAGGTAACGatgaatacaaaataataatgttaaataaacGTTATTTGAGTTTCCGTGTCATAAAAGTGAATAAAGAATGCGTTAGGGGCCTTTGGGCTGGTCAACAACAAGAACTAGTCTATTTTAGGTACGAAATAATATATAGGATGTCCTAAATTGTATATTCGAATCGATTTATTATTTCAGGAATCGTAATCCGGAACGTGGTAGTATACAAAACGCCAAACAAGCCCTTAGGAATATAATAAATTCGTCTTGTGATCAACCCATAGGGTACCCCATATACGTTTCACCCCTTACCACGAGTTATGCGGAGACCAATGAACAATATTCTAGTCTAGTAGGGGGATCGGTTACTTTGaagaagattaaaaattatttttttaatacgttTAGAAggtgatttattaaaaataaataaatatagtgttattatttattaaattttttaggaTAAGAAAAAGGTGCGGTGAGGGTTGTTCTAGCGGATCGGCTAATAGAGAGGAAGTTAGTATGGGACACGAGGGGATGTATGCCATGACTCCGATGTCTACTTTAGCCCATACCGGTAGTCAATCTACGGATGGTTCTCATTTGGGCGGCAGCATCGGGAGAGGATCGAGTCTCAGTAGAGCTTCGTTAGGTGAAAATATTGaatcgaaaattttattttttaatgatattttgaatatacagGTGGTAATAGGGGTAGTTTAGTTTCGATGGGGAAACCGACTAGTTCGACTTTGGTCAGTTTGGCGGGATTATTTAAGGAGAGGGATGAAAGGTCGGTATCTCAAGTACCTGATGTTCAAATTCGAGGGGGAGGTGAAGAAAGGGTCGTCGATACAAATTCCGTTGCCGAAAGGGATTGTGCAATAAGGGTTAGagtaagtattaaaaaaaattatattcaatcccaatgttttcaatttaatttgataaattttttaaaatatcctgttttttgtttataaaactataaatatgtTGATTGCCTTGTTGccaaatctgaaaaaaatatgatgaatctATTGTATAAACAATATGGTAGCACTTGAAGGTGATATTATTACCAAATGTGCCTCGTAAAGGTTGAAGtgttgcaaaaaaaaattattgcaagaaaatttttctatcaagATTTTACTATGTTGCCAAATTTAGGTTTTTTCCATAGTTTGGTGAtgccaaattgttattttttcataaatattgaaataaattagtatttgaaggtcaaatatactttttcaatgcTCGGCAAGTGTGCAACGTTGCCAGTTTATTCAttaaatgttgataattttattgattccttatcaaaaataattaaaactttatgAGATTTAATTTTGCTATCAAGATTAGGAAAAATCTCCCTACAGAAGTAAATAGACGTTGCCAAACGTTAGGTTTCACCGATGTAAAGTTGTTATATCAGTGCGCGAAATTGCCAGGTCGCCAAGCGTATTTTCACGAAGCTAGCGAAAGCTGCGCTGTTGccagtttttcaaaaaaggagataatcataaaacattttttttttaagtaaagaTATAGCGAAATTGTTGTATTAGCTCGTGTAGTTGTTGGTGAAAAGTGCGCTGTTGCCAGTTTTCCATCAAATATCGATAATTTCACCGAACATgttggaaaacaatttttccatcgagtttttaataaaatttccgTACAGAAGCGCACAGACGTTgccaaatgtaaattttttccatatttggaaaaattttcgtgactttttttttggaaaatcgcGATGTTGCCGAACTTTATTTATCACTCGAAATACAGAAATCGCTCAATAGTGCCGCGTAAAATAAAGTGTTGccaaatatatatttaggaAGCTAGTGAAAAGTGCGCTGTTGccagtttttaatgaaatatcgATAATTTCGTCGATTTCTCGTTAGAGGTATGGAAAATTTTTcgcaaatcaatttttttatcgtgaATCGACGAATTTTCCGTTGAGAAAAACGTACACGTTGCCAAATTTCTTTACATTCGATGCaacttttctaattttatccaaGTAAATTGCGATGTTGCCACAAGATACGAAGAAATTGCGATAGTACTAAACGAAACTGTCGAATGCTACACTGTTGCCGCACTTTTTCTTCGAAcatttggaatttttgtgattttcaaagaaaatatcaacaaaacaattttttatatcgaGATATGACAATGCCGCCGTATAAAAGCACGCGACGTTgccgaataaaatattttccgcatttaggagaatttttttggaaaattgcgATGTTGCCGAACTTTATTTATCACTTGAAATATAGAAATCGCCTCAATAGTGCCGCGTTTAACGAAGTGTTGCCAAATTTACCTTTAGGAAGACGGTGGAAACTGCACCGTTGCCAATTCTCCgtaaaatatgaacaaaatggCCGTACAGAAGCGTGTACCGTGTTGCCGAATGTGATTTTCCGCAAATTCTAGCGACTATATGAAATTTACAGCGTTGCCGgatgtgattttttttcttaagtttTACGGAAAAACGAAACGCAACATGAAAAATgcgatttaattgaaaaaaaaaaaaaaattacaatttacaaaatcGTTTTGATCGGACACCTCAAACTCATATAATTGATTTTGTCGTGGATTTCGCACCATCGTTCGAACGAGCAGATGAAATCGTTTTTCCACGGATTATTGGCCATTCTCAAATTTTCCACCGCCGTCAAAACTTCCAATAAATCGGCGCCGATTTCCCGGagattattgaaattcaaattgaaattttcgacGTTGACGAAATCGTCGAAAGCGTATTCGCTGATCGATTCCACCCTATTATAATCCAATCTCAGATCGCCGATGAAACGCACCCCCCTCAACAAATAATAACTGACGAAAGTGAAATTGTTGTGGCTCAAATTCAAGGCGGTTTTTTCGTGACGGGTCGCGTTCGCGAACGCCACGTCGAAAAAACTGTACGGCCGATAGGGAACCGCCGGAAAATGCCTCAATTTGTTGTAGCTCAAATCCAAATGTTTCACGTTCACCGTGCGCACAAACAAATTTTTCGGCAACAGTTCGATGTCGTTTCCGCTCAAATCCACTTTGCGCAAATTGcgtaaattgaaaaaagcgTTTTCGGCCACCGTCTCGATTCCGTTgccttttaaaaatatttctgtgatcggtaaatttttgaaaatattcgcCGACACGTGGCGGATTTTGTTGTAATTGAAATTCGCCGATTGCAATCGCCTCAGTCCTAGGAAAACGTTTTCTTCCACTATAGACAAATTCGATTTTTGTATACTTATAGTACGTAAAAGCGATAATCCCTCGAAAACGTCGAATTTCAAAATCGGTACGTTTTCTTCTCGTATATCGATGTCGGTGATTAGCGTGcggtttttccaaaaaacgctTTTCACTATTGTCGTTTTATTGTTTCCCGGTAAAATTAACGTTGTGACGTTACCGTAAC belongs to Diorhabda carinulata isolate Delta chromosome X, icDioCari1.1, whole genome shotgun sequence and includes:
- the LOC130902652 gene encoding pecanex-like protein 1 isoform X1 is translated as MIEESQMGSQTLEILRQGVWASLTGGWFYDPHQDVFCNTFHLYIWLYLLCVPFCIYVYCPPSLTVWYFYCGSVTLGLTVLKLVNYGLHYMYDTKECIIEEIEDIPQELKKEEEGIELQELPNKSSVQTSRTATKLPHLHDIEFGPLHSTDAESLEFDIHQTDYTEGACKPSSTIDLKAEVHRKNSSESSDDNPIIPVSNQSETKHTSDRRPKHQRSKTDSYVTVIKEDKKVTIMDEQDMPLKQRSLLQSVKSELERDSGNFDQIETTGRRYSNFTSLSFLPSSVQTEIKPTGSLELGYIDKNLNQPLTSEGFYFKPTVMGVRRIRSTVLEACCPPLSLDLHPNSLEILGAKSLTKNPLPPPSSSLTRNQHLNLCSYYGSEIVYPIAEQSDEHQTSHGPDTDLESMEHRSESEVEENDQGSHSPLMYIKQKKLKSVPYEDKYQQPIKILSATTILNTKECNNSKDKLIENNDNSNSSTTPDMQDARTDFYNTDNEISDKNLSFSNSSMECEDNRAGSICPGTEEKIDKPVRRKPQKICRIVKPGEDDPPVVVRKKKIAKTRRRAMSDDQAGHSRCQHQRKFPNLTEPLKRDNGGWCSTTTVSLEHDVSKVLQDQVPSTSSLGAIPKKTRRDTQSSITKKLPKSESEKCSVCRCKPRLDRQRNEPTKENKVTQTQLRHSESLSPVDGLETGQKNNLSKTDTNKSDPQSKNEDGSSNGSNNELSTLLPPAPLLSVFLQSRPSNISSTMGLESIRSNSNRMRLKRMNRAHRRRTNPVGKKDNFLSGYGGTYTSKNFNDTTESCSHCTADEYGDLCVLSYDDKGGSIEPNGPSTSQGAEVNRRNRRRSDTRRTVDIWDSNSTESICNSSVSTILDVSLQKSMQPMNFQQNSDQFQRIKPPFEQDRLLLSESVSTKFKCIIPKPTDENVKRTKSYYAFKVWPPRTYVKISMDRLKLLALLDRNLTLRETIISIILGGSVCALGSILLYKQFYRDVSAFAFCFVTAGCQYSLVKSVQPDAASPTHGFNRIIAYSRPLYFCIFASLVLILDSNLSERTRDSSGYDLNSFRLTSGQYLRLSRDFFVTFILAFPLLFSFGLFPQINTFLVYILEQIDMHAFGGNAASNLSAAFYCVFRSFFTVIILGGVCYGGLSETKGAQHILFSIFCACLVAACYHLSRSTSDPTHMWNMLKDHLWLPDVYREQQNRGDGGEPAAGGGQNDQDKLTKTDSKGINTKEKTVKFPNNKEQYPEDDVADPLPLKLQKINNARLKNDLILCSLIAILVFAVHASTVFTVLQPELGPVLWSIGATLGFILHYIIPQFRKHLPWLCIARPILRSQEHEHYQIKGPAKIMWFETVYVYFSFLERNIVYPLLFLSVLTEDSPRIVSKYGTLRGSFIVVICGIKCLRNSYSNQSSQYLILVFTALFYKYDVRDVGESFLVIYFFMVTIYNKIYELLLKIQFVVTYIAPWQITWGSAFHAFAQPFSVPHSAMLFLQAILSSCLSMPLNPFLGSAIFIISYVRPIKFWERDYNTRRVDHSNTPLSSHLDRNLGADDNNLNSLFYEHLTRSLQTSLCGDLKMGRWGPVNQGDCFVLASDYLNCLVHIIEMGNDVTTFQMRGLEFRGTYCQQREVEAITEGVEENDGCCCCDTGHLPNMLSVNAAFNQRWLAWEVMAAKYILEGYSISDNSAVTMLQVFEFRKVLVSYYVKSIIFYLLRSPKLEHWLFNPTILKALSPMEHRTFVDLDPTFNSNIDEDYDIQNSGITKNSFMQIHGDWIKYCVERSEKNIECGLNAPLTLLCFALSLLGRRTLGAVSHNTVSGVEFFLYGLHALFKGDFRISCARDEWVFSDMDLLKTVVAPGVRMSLKLHQDHFMAADEYEELSTLYDSICKHEEELVISHEGDPAWRRGVLSGAPSLLALRHVFDEGNDEYKIIMLNKRYLSFRVIKVNKECVRGLWAGQQQELVYFRNRNPERGSIQNAKQALRNIINSSCDQPIGYPIYVSPLTTSYAETNEQYSSLVGGSVTLKKIKNYFFNTFRRIRKRCGEGCSSGSANREEVSMGHEGMYAMTPMSTLAHTGSQSTDGSHLGGSIGRGSSLSRASLGGNRGSLVSMGKPTSSTLVSLAGLFKERDERSVSQVPDVQIRGGGEERVVDTNSVAERDCAIRVRITDSNAVFDSLNQIRKVEILWPNEFIRIRGGKTYWKDWKPEVGMDGTVVHKWLPSHKDPSRRSHIEKTILLVNIDDKYVPIAENGVQDLGAEV